AAGGCTCTGATCGAATAGTCCATCCCGCCCGGCGAGTCGCTTAGGATCGATGGCGACCGGGTCTTGGGGGCGGGATTATTGAGGGAAGTGTGCGGTTTTGCCTCCAGGAGAGACACGCGTGACCCCGGTCACGTTGGCCGGGCAAATCGGACACCATCTTTGTGCACGCGTTCACAAAGACATAGCCTGCATTCGACGGGGCGGTCCGGGGACGTGTGACCGCCTACAGCCCCGCTCTACCCGCAGGAGCACCGTGGCAACTGGCCGAACTCACCGACCGGCGACCCGTAGCCGAGGGATTCCCGAGGCCACCGTCGCCCGGCTTCCGCTGTACCTACGAGCCCTGACCGCGCTGTCGGAGCGCTCGGTGCCCACGGTCTCCTCCGAGGAACTCGCGGCCGCCGCGGGGGTCAACTCCGCGAAGCTGCGCAAGGACTTCTCCTACCTGGGTTCTTACGGAACCCGCGGTGTCGGCTACGACGTCGAGTATCTCGTCTACCAGATCTCGCGTGAGCTGGGGCTCACCCAGGACTGGCCGGTCGTGATCGTCGGGATCGGCAACCTCGGTGCCGCGCTCGCCAACTACGGCGGTTTCGCGTCCCGTGGATTCCGGGTCGCCGCGCTGATCGACGCCGATCCGGCCATGGCCGGGAAGCCGGTCGCGGGGATCCCGGTGCAGCACTCGGACGACCTGGAAAAGATCATCGAGGACAACGGCGTGTCCATCGGTGTCATCGCCACCCCCGCCGGTGCCGCCCAGCCGGTCTGCGACCGCCTCGTGGCCGCCGGTGTGACGTCCATCCTGAACTTCGCGCCGACCGTGCTGACCGTCCCGGACGGCGTCGACGTGCGTAAGGTCGACCTCTCGATCGAGCTGCAGATCCTCGCCTTCCACGAGCAGCGCAAGGCCGGTGAGGAGGCCGCCGAGAACGCCGCCGCGGCCGCCGCGGCGCGCGACGAGTCCGCCGACAAAGGGCCCGACGGGGACGTACCCGCCGTGATGCCGGCATGAGTCTCCTCGTCGTCGGGCTGAGTCACCGCAGCGCGCCGGTCAGCGTGCTGGAGCGGGCGGCGCTGCATGCCGACGCGCAGGTGAAGCTGCTCCAGGACACGGTCGGCGCCGAGCCCGCCGCGGAGGCCGCGGTGCTCGCCACCTGCAACCGCATCGAGCTCTACGCCGACGTGGACAAGTTCCACGCGGGCGTGGCCGAGCTGTCCACGCTGCTCGCCCAGCACAGCGGGGTGGGCCTCGACGAGCTCACGCCCTATCTGTACGTGCACTACGAGGACCGGGCCGTCCACCACCTCTTCTCCGTGGCCTGCGGGCTCGACTCCATGGTCGTCGGGGAGGGGCAGATCCTCGGCCAGATCAAGGACTCGCTCGCCCGGGCACAGGAGCTGCACACTGCCGGGCGGCTGCTGAACGACCTGTTCCAGCAGGCGCTGCGGGTCGGCAAGCGGGCGCACTCCGAGACCGGGATCGACCGGGCCGGGCAGTCGCTCGTCACCTTCGGGCTGGAGCAACTCGCTCTCGGTACGCAGGTGTCGGACTGGGCCCGGGGCAAGCGGGCGCTGGTCATCGGGGCCGGGTCGATGTCCTCGCTGGCCGCGGCGACGCTGGCGCGGGCCGGGGTCGCGGAGATCGTGATCGCCAACCGGACCGCCGACCGGGCCGAGCGGCTCGCGGAGATCCTCAACGAGGGCGGGGACGTGTCGGCCCGCGCGGTACCGATGCACTCGGTGCCGGACGAGCTGACACGTGCCGATGTCGCCGTGTCCTGTACGGGCGCGACCGGGCTCGTACTGACCGCCGAGGCCGTGCTGGAGGCTGGTGCGGGCCGGGGATGGGCCACGCAGCCCGGCGAGATGCCGCCCCGCTTCGGATCCGGGACCGCCCAGGCCACACGGCTGCCCGCGGGCTCCGAGGCCGAGGAGAACTGTCCGCTCGACCTGGCCCCCATACAGGCCACCACCGGTTTCTCGGTGCTCGGGGAAGCAGCCGTCGCCGGGATGGGGGCCGCCGAGCTGGAGCAGCACGCGGCCTGGGTGGACAACGCCCCCCGGCCGCAGAGCTCCGGCCCTGCCGTGACCGTGCTCGACCCCGTTGAGGAGGCCGACGCCATCGCGGCGCTCGCGGCCACCGCCGCGGTCATCGGGCGGGTCCCCGAGCGGCGCAGGCCCGAGCCCGTCGCCGAGATCCCGCGGCCGACCCCCTCGCTCTTCCTGCTCGACCTCGCCATGCCCCGGGACATCGACGCCGCCGTGCACCGGCTGGCCGGGGTGCGGCTCGTCGACATCGAGTCCCTCGCCGAGTCCTCGGCGACCGGATCCGATCCGCGTACCCCGTCCGCGGGCGCCATGGCGGCCGACGTCGACGAGGTCCGCCGTATCGTCGCCGACGAGGTCGCCGCCTTCGGGGCCGCGCTCAGGGCCGCGCACATCACACCCACCGTCGTGGCCCTGCGGACCATGGCCGCCGATGTCGTCGCCGGTGAGATCGCCCGGCTCGACGGGCGGCTTCCCGGGCTCGACGACAAGCAGCGCAGCGAGATCACGCAGACCGTACGGCGCGTGGTCGACAAGCTGCTGCACGCGCCGACCGTACGGGTCAAGCAACTCGCGGCCGAGCCCGGCGGTGCCGGGTACGCGGACGCGCTGCGGACCCTGTTCGACCTCGACCCCGAGACGGTGGCCGCCGTCTCCCGCGCCGAGGACAGCACCACCGATGAGAAAGACCGAGGCTCGTCATGAGTGTCGCGCGTAAGCCGCAAGGGCGCGCCGGAGGTGAGACGTCGAGCGCGCGCAGGCCCGAGGGGCTGAGCACGATCGGGCTCTCACCACCGGACGAGGTGCCCCGGACGCGGGAGCAGGAACGAGGCACGCTACGGCTCGGGACCAGGCGGAGCAGACTCGCCATGGCCCAGTCCGGGCAGGTGGCGGACGCCGTGAGCCGGCTCACCGGGCGGCCCGTCGAACTCGTGGAGATCACCACGTACGGCGATGTGTCCAGGGAGGCGCTCGCGCAGATCGGCGGCACGGGCGTGTTCGTGACCACGCTGCGGGAGTCCCTGCTCAAGGGCGAGATCGACTTCGCGGTCCATTCGCTGAAGGACCTGCCGACCGGGCAGCCGGACGAACTGGCACTGGTCGCGGTCCCCGAGCGCGAGGACCCGCGTGATGTCCTCGTCGCCCGGGACGCCCTGAAGTTCACCGACCTGCCCCGCGGTGCCCGCATCGGTACCGGTTCGCCCCGGCGCATGGCGCAGCTGAATGCGTATGCCCGTGCACATGGACTTGATATCGAGACGGTTGCGATCCGGGGGAACATCGACACCCGGGTACGGTTCGTACGCGATGGTGAACTGGATGCGGTGGTGCTGGCCGCTGCAGGACTCCAACGCATCGGCCGTATCGACGAAGTGACCGATTTCCTTTCGGTCGACACAGTTTTGCCCGCTCCCGGCCAGGGAGCACTGGCGATCGAGTGCACCGCGGACAACGCGGACCTGATCGCAGCGCTCGGCGAGCTCGACGACCCGTTCACGCGGGTCGCCGTGACCGCCGAACGGTCACTGCTCGCCGCCCTGGAGGCCGGCTGCTCCGCCCCTGTGGGCGCGCTCGCCGACCTGCTGGCCGACGGGCAGATTGTCAAGGAAATGCGCCTGCGGGGCGTCGTCGGCACGACCGACGGCTCACGCATGGTGCAGTTGTCCACCACCGGTCCCGTGCCCGAGACGTACGACCAAGCAATGGCGCTCGGCCGTGAACTAGCGGCCGAGATGCTTGCCCAGGGCGCGGCCGGTCTGATGGGGGAGCGAGCACAGTGAGCCCCACCACCTTTCCCTCCGGTCCTGAACACGGGCACGTCACCTTCCTGGGTGCCGGACCCGGAGATCCGGGACTGCTGACTCTGCGCGCCGTCGAGGCGCTCACGAACGCGGACGTTCTCGTCGCCGGGCACGAAGTGCTCGACGTCGTACGCGGCCACGCTCGCTCGGGCGTCGCCGTCGTGAACACGGACTCGGAGATTCCGACGGGTTATCCGCCGACTCCGGTTCCGGGCACGGGCGCGCCCCAACTGACAGTCGTTGACGGTTCGTCAACAACCGCTGCTGTCCCCGTGGTGCGGGATGCCGCACATCTTGTCATGGAGGCCGCGCGGGGCGGCAGGCGGGTCGTACGTGCGGTGTCCGGGGACCCCGGGCTCGACGCGTACGCCGCCGAGGAGATGCTGGCCTGCGTCCGTGCGGGCGTGCCCTTCGAGGTCGTGCCCGGTGTGGCCGCCGCCGTGGGTGTACCCGCCTACGCCGGTGTGCCGCTGCGGGACGCACAGGGCGCGGACGTGCGGTTCATGGACGCGCGCACGGCCTCCGACCGGTGCTGGACGGAGGTGGGGGCGTCGGACGGGACCGTGGTCGTGTCGACGACCCTGGACACCGTGGGCGCCGCCGCCGGTGAGCTGGTCGCGGCCGGGCGCAAGCCCGATACGCCGATGACGGTCACCGTCGCCGGTACGACCACACGGCAGCGGACGTGGACCGCGACCCTCGGGACCATCGCCCAGACGCTGAAGCAGGCCAAGGTGCTGCCCTCGCCCGAGGGCGGCCGGCCGGTGATAGCCGTGGTCGGTGAGCGGTCCGCCGCCGCGCAGCGCGACCAGCTGTCGTGGTTCGAGAACAAGCCGCTGTTCGGCTGGAAGGTTCTCGTGCCGCGCACCAAGGAGCAGTCGGCGTCGCTCTCCGACCAGTTGCGGTCCTACGGGGCCGTGCCGCACGAGGTGCCGACGATCGCCGTCGAGCCGCCGCGCACGCCTCAGCAGATGGAGCGGGCGGTCAAGGGGCTGGTGACCGGGCGCTACGAGTGGATCGCCTTCACCTCGGTCAACGCCGTCAAGGCCGTCCGGGAGAAGTTCGAGGAGTACGGGCTCGACGCCCGTGCCTTCGCCGGGATCAAGGTCGCGGCGGTGGGCGAGCAGACCGCCAAGGCGTTGATCGCCTTCGGTGTGAAGCCCGATCTGGTGCCGAGCGGTGAGCAGTCGGCCGCGGGTCTTCTTGAGGACTGGCCGCCGTACGACCCGGTCTTCGACCCGATCGACCGGGTGTTCCTGCCGCGGGCCGACATCGCCACCGAGACGCTGGTCGCCGGGCTCATCGAGCTCGGGTGGGAGGTCGACGACGTCACCGCCTACCGGACCGTGCGGGCCTCGCCGCCGCCGGCGGAGACGCGGGAGGCGATCAAGGGAGGCGGTTTCGACGCCGTGCTCTTCACGTCGTCCTCCACCGTGCGCAACCTGGTCGGTATCGCCGGGAAGCCGCACAACGTGACCGTGATCGCGTGTATCGGTCCCGCCACCGCGAAGACGGCCGAGGAGCACGGGCTGCGGGTGGACGTGATGGCTCCCGAGCCGTCCGTGCACAAGCTGGCGGAGGCGCTGGCCGACTTCGGGCTGAAGCGGCGTGCCGCGGCGGTTGAGGCCGGGGATCCGGTGACTCGGCCTAGCGAGCGGCGGCCGGGGGCTCGGCGGCGGAGGTCTACTACGTAGGGGGTGCCGGGGCCGGTGCGGGTTCGGTGGGGTGGTCGCGCCGTTCCCCGCGCCCCTTGGGTGCCTGCGGCGGCCTGTGCGGGTTGGCGGGGGCGGGCGTTTTTTGCGCAGTTCCCCGCGCCCCTTATATGCCTGCGGCGGCCTGTTTCGGTTCGGTGGGTGGGGCGGGGACGGGGTGGGGGGTGTCCTCGTGGCGCGCGTGACTGCAAGCCCCCAGGGGCGCGGGAACCGCGCGACCAGCCCCCACCGGTGGGGGCGCCGCTTCCGACGAGGCGTCGGCAAAGTGGCCCCGGGGGCGGGCGTAGCGTAGACGGCATGTCGAAGTACGGATCCTTTCCCGGCTCGCGGCCGCGGCGGTTGCGGACCAGCCCCGTCATGCGGCGCATGGTGGCCGAGACCCGGCTGCACCCCGCTGACCTCATCCTTCCGGCGTTCGTACGGGAAGGGGTGAGTGAGCCCGTGCCGATCTCGGCGATGCCCGGGGTCGTGCAGCACACCCGGGACAGTCTGAAGAAGGCCGCCGCGGAGGCCGTCGCGGCCGGGGTGTCCGGGATCATGCTGTTCGGGGTGCCGGAGGAGTCGAAGAAGGACGCGCTCGGGACACCGGGCACGGACCCCGACGGAATTCTCCAGGTCGCCATCCGGGACGTGCGGGCCGAGGTCGGTGACGAGTTGCTCGTGATGTCCGACCTGTGTCTCGACGAGACCACCGATCACGGGCACTGCGGGGTGCTGGACGACCAGGGGCGTGTCGACAACGACGCCACCCTGGAGCGGTACGCCGAGATGGCGCAGGTGCAGGCCGACGCGGGCGCCCATGTCGTGGGGCCCAGCGGGATGATGGACGGGCAGATCGGTGTCGTCCGGGACGCCCTCGACCAGATCGGGCGGGAGGACGTCGCGATCCTCGCGTACACGGTGAAGTACGCGTCCGCGTTCTACGGCCCGTTCCGGGAGGCCGTCGGGTCCTCGTTGCAGGGCGACCGCAAGACCTATCAGCAGGATCCCGCGAACGTACGGGAGTCGCTGCGTGAGCTCGCCCTCGATCTGGAGGAGGGCGCCGACATGGTGATGGTCAAGCCGGCCGGGCCCTACCTCGACATCCTCGCCCGGGTCGCCGACGCCGTGGACGTGCCGGTCGTCGCCTATCAGATCTCCGGTGAGTACTCGATGATCGAGGCCGCCGCAGAGCGGGGCTGGATCGACCGCGACCGGGCGATCTTGGAGGCGCTGACCGGGATCAAGCGGGCCGGGGCGCGAAACATCCTCACCTACTGGGCGACCGAAGTGGCTCAGAAGCTCGCCTGACGGCACCACCGGACGGCGGGTTGCGGCAACGTTTCGAGCTCGGTCCGGACACGGCCCGGGCTCGAACCGGCCAACGTCCGGATAACAGCGCCCGCTTCACTCGGTGATCTTCTAGTGTTCCGTCCGGAATGTGCGCCTGAATATGGTGGATTTGTCGGGCTGTGACGGGCGTTCGACTTGATGAATCGCTTACATCCGTCGAATTGACGAGTTCCCGACATCCTCCATATCTTCTGCGCCTGGCCTGATCCATTCGGAATGGTTCCGAACGGCGATCTCTGGGGGGACACCACCATGACCTGGTTCATCGAAGCTCTCAAGAAGTACGCGGTCTTCAGCGGGCGTGCGCGCCGCAAGGAATACTGGATGTTCGCCCTGTTCGCCGGGATCATCTACGTCGTGTTCCTCATCCTCGGCGCCGTCACCAAGCAGTCGTGGATCGTGGCCATCCCCTACCTCGCCTTCCTGCTGCCCGGCCTGGGCGTCACCGCGCGCCGTCTGCACGACACGGGCCGCAGTGGCTGGTGGATCCTGTTCGGGCTCGTTCCGCTCGTCGGCGGTATCACCCTGTTCGTGTTCTCCGTCCTCGACGGTGAGCCGGGCGACAACAAGTACGGCCCCAACCCGAAGGCCATCGCCCCCACGTACGCGTGACGCCGTAGCTCTTCTCCGAGGCCGCCCGGTCAGTGCCGGGCGGCTTTCTGGTGTTCCGGGGCGGTGACGGCGGCCGCCCTGTTCGTGGCCGGGCCCTCGTCGCGTACGCCCTGGCCGTCGTCGCACCCCGTCAGCGCGGGGAGCACGAGGAGGGCCGCGAGGGCGAGGGCGGTCGTCGTGCGGCGGCTGGGGTTGCGGCGGCGGGTGGGCATGGGAACAGGCTGCGGGAGAGGTGGTGGCGTGAGCCAGCCCTGGCGGCGGATTCGGGACGTCTTCCGCGCGTGAGCCGTCCTGACCTGCCCGGTCCTTTCGTCCCACCTGTCCGGCGCGGGACGCGGGACAGGGCATGTCGGGCACCGGGCACCATCAACTGCCCCCGCGAGTTAGGTTGTTGACCATCGCGGTGGTTGTCCGTTGAAGGACCGATGCACAGGGGGAGACGCCCATGTCCGGTGACGCGCTGAGCCAGGACCCGGCCGAACTGGCCAAGAGGATCGACACCACCAGGGCGCATCCGGCCCGCGTCTACGACGTCTTCCTCGGCGGCAAGGACAACTACCCCGCCGACCGTGAGGCCGCCGCCGCCGCGCTCGCCGCCAACCCGCGCGGCTACCTCGACGTACGCCACAACCGCGACTTCATGCGCCGGGCCGTCGACAGGCTGGCCGAGCGGGACGGGATCCGGCAGTTCCTCGACGTCGGCACCGGGCTGCCCACCGCCGAGAACGTCCACCAGATCGCCCAGCGCATCCGGCCCGACTCCCGGGTCGTGTACGTCGACAACGACCCCGTGGTGCTGGCACACGCGCGTGCGCTGCTCACGAGCGGCCCCGAGGGGCGTACGGACTACATCGACGCCGACTTCAAGAGCCCCGCGCAGATCATCGAACAGGCCGCCAAGACCCTGGACTTCGACCGGCCCATCGCGCTGTGCCTGGTCGCGATCCTGCACTTCGTCGAGGACGAGGAGGCCTTCCCGATCGTGCGGGAACTGGTGGAGGCGCTGCCGGCCGGGAGCCGGCTCGTGCTCAGCCACCTGACCGACGAGATGCACCCCGAGCCGACCCGCGCGGTCCAGCGGACGTACACCGAGCGCGGGTTCACCTTCGTGTTCCGGTCCAGGGCGGAGGTGGAGCGGTTCTTCGCCGAGGCGCCCGGTGTCACGCTGGACGAGCCCGGGGTCGTCCCCGCCCATCTGTGGCACCCCGGCCCGGCGCCCGAGCCGCCCGCCATCGACGCGGAGGACTTCGAGTCCCTCGACGACATCGAGAAGATCCGCTACCGCGACATCAACGACGTCACGGACGACGACATCAACGTCTACGCGGCCACCGGCACGAAGAGCTGAGGAGCGGGCGCCCGGGGTCCGTATCGCGGAAAGGTACTTGTAGGCGGCACTCGGTTCCCTAGGCTGCGCGGCATCCAGTCGTCCCGTCGTCGCAGTTGAAGGAGCCGTGTCCATGACCGTGCCCGCGTTCGCCTCCGTGCCGCCGCTCGCCGCCCGGGCCCGAGCGGTCGGAGGGTCGCCCGTACGGGACATCCTCGCCGTCACCGCCCGCCCCGAGGTCATCAACTTCGCGGGCGGGCTGCCGGCGCCGGAGCTGTTCGACGCGCAGGGCATCGCGGACGCCTTTCGGGCGGTGCTGCAGGAGACGCCCTCGCGGGCGCTCCAGTACTCGACGACCGAGGGCGAGCCCGTGCTGCTGACGGCCCTGGCGGCCAGGATGTCCGCTCGTGGGCTGAGCACGGGCGCCGACGACGTCCTCGTCACCACCGGCTCGCAGCAGGCCCTTTCGCTGCTCGCCACCGCGCTGCTGGAGCCCGGGGACACGGTCCTCGTCGAGAGCCCCTGCTATCTGGCCGCACTTCAGGCCTTCGGGTTCGCCGGGGCGCGGGTGGTGGCCGTGCCGGGGGACGAGGAGGGGCCGGACCCCGAGGCACTGGAGGAACTCGTCGTGCGGGAGCGGCCCAAGCTGCTCTACACCGTGCCCACCTTCCAGAACCCGACCGGACGGACCATGTCCGCCGAGCGCCGGAGCGCCGTCGCCTCCGTGGCCGCGCGGTGCGGCCTGTGGATCGTCGAGGACGACCCGTACGGCGAACTCCGCTTCGAGGGCGAGCGGGTGCCGTGGATCGCCTCCCACGAGGAGGCCCACGACCGGGTCGTCCTGCTCGGGTCCTTCTCCAAGGTCATGGCTCCCGGGCTGCGGCTCGGCTGGCTGCGGGCCCCGGGCGAGCTGCGGCGGGCCTGCGCGGTCGCCAAGCAGGCCGCCGATCTGCACACCCCGACCGTCAACCAGCTCGCCGCCGCACGGTACTTGGCGGACCGGGACCTCGACGCGCACGTGGCAGGGGTCGCGGCCGTGTACCGGGAGCGCCGGGACGCCATGCTCGCGGGGCTGGCCGACGCCCTGCCCGAGGGGTCGGCCTGGACCCGGCCCGAGGGCGGCATGTTCCTCTGGGCGCGCCTTCCGTCGTCGTACGACACGACCGCGCTGCTCGCACAGGTCGTGCGCCGGGATGTCGCCTACGTGCCGGGCGCCCCCTTCTACGCCGGTGAGCCCGACCGCTCGACCCTGCGGCTGTGCTTCGTGACGCAGACGCCGCCGGAGATCGGGGAGGGACTGCGCAGGCTGGGGGAGGGGCTGCGGGGCGGGGCCGTGCCTCGCTGAGAGGCACGGCCCGTGCGGGAGGCGGCGAGGGGGCTCAGACGAAGGCGCTCTCCCCGGTGATCGCCTTGCCGACGATCAGGGTGTTCATCTCGCGGGTGCCCTCGAAGGAGTAGATCGCCTCGGCGTCGGTGAAGAAGCGGGCGATGTCGTAGTCCAGAACGATGCCGTTGCCGCCGAAGATCTCCCGGCTCCAGGCGACGACCTCCCGCATCCGCGAGGTGACGAACGCCTTGGCCAGCGAGGAGTGCTCGTCGCGGAAGATCCCGGCGTCCTGGAGGCGGGCCAGCTGGACCAGCATGCCCCAGGAGGCGGTGATGTTGCCGAGGCTCTTCACCAGCAGGTCCTGCACCAGCTGGAACCGGGCGATCGGGCGGCCGAACTGCCTGCGCTCCTTGGCGTAGTCCAGGGCGAGTTCGTAGGCGCCGATCATCACGCCCAGCGCCTGCCAGGCGACTCCGCCGCGGGTGGCGCGCAGGATCTCGGCGACGTCACGGAACGAGTTGATGTTCTGGAGGCGGTTCGCCTCCGGGACGCGGACGTCGGTCAGGGTGATCTCGGCGTTCTCCACGATCCGGAAGGCGACCTGGCCCTCGATCTTCGTCGGTACGAAGCCCGGCGTGCCCTTCTCGACGACGAAGCCCTTGACGTGGTTGTCGTCGACGTCCCGGGCCCACACGACGACGTAATCCGCGAAGGTCGCGTTGCCGATCCACTTCTTGGCGCCGTTGAGGATCCAGGTGTCGCCGTCGCGCTCGGCGGTGGTGCGCATACCGCCGGCGACGTCGGAGCCGCCGAGCGGTTCGGTCATGGCGAACGCGCCGATCTTGTCCATCGCGGCCATCCCGGGCAGCCAGCGGTCGCGCTGCTCCTGGTCGCCGCCGGAGTGGATCGAGTACATCGCCAGTCCGTTGTGGACGCCGAAGAAGGTGGCCACCGAGGCGTCGGTACGGCTCATCTCCATCGCCAGCATCCCGTTGAGCAGGTTGCTGACGGCGGGGCGGTGTTCGCCGTAGCCCTCGTAGGGCAGTCCGGCCAGGCCGCTCTCGCGGAAGATGCCGATGAGCTCCCTGGGGAAGGTGCCGTTGCCCCAGTTCTCGTTCACCAGCGGCTTGACCTCGTCCCGCATGAGGGTGCGGGCCTTGAGGAGGATCTTGCGCTCCTCGTCGGGGAGCAGGGCCTCGTAGTCGTAGAAGTCGGAGATCAGCTGGTCTTCGAGGGGTTCGACGGTGGTGGTCATCTCAGTTCTCCTCCTTGTTCGCGGTGTCCAGTGCGGCCAGGACGGCCAGTTGCCTGCGGTCGCGCGTCTCGGTGAGTTCCGAGTACGTGGAGGAGCCGTAGGCGTCTTCTACGGCCGTGATGAGCCGTTCCTTCTCCTCGGGGGTCTGGGACGGGGTGCCGAGGGTCGCCCACACCTGTCCCATCGCCGCGCCGATGTGCTCGACGAGGTGCCGGTAGCCGCCGGGGCCGCCGCCCAGGTGCGAGCCGAGGAACGGGCCCACCGTCGACCAGCGGATGCCGAGGGAGTTCGTCATCACCTTGTCGAGGCCCTCGGGGGTCACCACGCCCTGCTCGACGAGGTAGATCGCCTCGCGGTTGAGGGCGTTCTGGAGGCGGTTGCCGACGAAGCCGGGGATCTCCTTGCGCTCGACGACCGGGGTGCGGCCGAGGCGGGTGTAGAAGTCGACGGCGGCCTGGACGGCTTGCTCGGTGGTGCGTTCGCCGGGGACGACCTCGACCAGGGGGATCAGGTGCGGCGGGTTGAAGGGGTGGCCGATGAGGATCCGGCCGGCGTCCTCCCGGGCCAGGTCCGTGGTGAAGTCGGTCGAGGGGATCGCCGAGGACGAGCTCAGGAGGAGTGCGTGCTTCGGCGCCTCGCGGACCAGCGTGGCGAACAGGTCCTTCTTGAACTCGACCCGCTCCGGGCCGTTCTCCTGGACGACGTCCGCGTCCCGGACCGCCTCGCTCACGTCGGCCGCGATGTGCACCCGCTCGGCGAGACCCTCGACGTCCAGGCCCCGGGCCGCGAGGTGCGGGGCGAAGTCGGCCAGGGCCGCGTCGACGGCTTCGGCGAGGTCGGGGCGGGGGTCGGTCACGTGGACGGTGAGGCCGTGGGCGGCGAAGAGGGTCGTCCAGGAGAGGCCGATGGTGCCGGCGCCGATCACGGCGGCCGTACGGAAGTCGTGTGTCATGACGCCCTTCCTTCCAGGTAGTCGTAGACCGGCTTGACCGGGGCGAGGGTCAGGTCGGTGAGGATGTGGCTCGCGGAGACGATCTCCAGGACCGGCAGGTCGGCCAGCGGGGCGAGGACGTGCTGGAAGAGCTGGAGCCTCGCGGGGCCGGTGTAGGCCCACTTGACCGCGATGTCGGTGATCTCGGTGCGGACGAGTTCCTGTACCCGGGGCGAACCGTCGTAGCCGACGATCGTCTTGAGCATGAAGGTCGGCACGGTGATCTGCGCCTCGGCCTCGCGGCGGTCCAGCTCGTGGTGCTTGTAGCCCATGGTCGCGGTGGCGACCCGCAGCGAACCGTGGTCGAGGGTGCCGACCAGCGTGCCGTGGTCGACGTACAGGCTCGGCGCGGCGATCGTCTTCGGATACGCGCTGACCTCGCGGCCCGACGCGGTCGCCGGGAAGTTGTCGAGGTACATGGCGTGCAGATACTCGCCGCGTTCGCCGTCGAGGGTCACCGGGATGGCCTGGCCGGACTCGGTGTAGGGGCCGTAGCCGCTGACGTCGCCCATCTTCATGACCTCGAAGCGGACCAACGGCTCGTCGACGCGCAGGGGTTCGGGGACCACGGCGCGCAGCGCGTCGGCGTCGGTGCGGTAGACGATGTTGAGGTACTCGCGGTCGGTGAACCTCGGGACCACCGGCGGGAACGCCGGGCCGGTCAGCGGGGTGACCACGTGCTGCCGTACGTCTTCGATCCTCATGTCATTTGCCCGTCCACCGCGGTGCGCGGCGCTCGGCGAAGGCGGTCATGCCCTCGCGGACGTCCGCCGAGGCCGTCAGGTCGGCCATCTCCTCGCGCTGTACGGCGAAGGCGTCGGCCTCGGGCACACCGTCGGCGGCGCGCACGATCTGCTTGACCGCGGCCAGTGCGAGCGGGGCGTTCAGCGCGAGCTGCTCGGCGAGCCGGAGGGCCACGGCAGCGGCCTCGCCCGTGCCGGTGACCCGGTTGGCCAGGCCCAGTTCGCCGGCCCGGCGGCCGTCGACCGGTTCG
This is a stretch of genomic DNA from Streptomyces sp. NBC_00285. It encodes these proteins:
- a CDS encoding acyl-CoA dehydrogenase family protein: MTTTVEPLEDQLISDFYDYEALLPDEERKILLKARTLMRDEVKPLVNENWGNGTFPRELIGIFRESGLAGLPYEGYGEHRPAVSNLLNGMLAMEMSRTDASVATFFGVHNGLAMYSIHSGGDQEQRDRWLPGMAAMDKIGAFAMTEPLGGSDVAGGMRTTAERDGDTWILNGAKKWIGNATFADYVVVWARDVDDNHVKGFVVEKGTPGFVPTKIEGQVAFRIVENAEITLTDVRVPEANRLQNINSFRDVAEILRATRGGVAWQALGVMIGAYELALDYAKERRQFGRPIARFQLVQDLLVKSLGNITASWGMLVQLARLQDAGIFRDEHSSLAKAFVTSRMREVVAWSREIFGGNGIVLDYDIARFFTDAEAIYSFEGTREMNTLIVGKAITGESAFV
- a CDS encoding aminotransferase-like domain-containing protein, which gives rise to MTVPAFASVPPLAARARAVGGSPVRDILAVTARPEVINFAGGLPAPELFDAQGIADAFRAVLQETPSRALQYSTTEGEPVLLTALAARMSARGLSTGADDVLVTTGSQQALSLLATALLEPGDTVLVESPCYLAALQAFGFAGARVVAVPGDEEGPDPEALEELVVRERPKLLYTVPTFQNPTGRTMSAERRSAVASVAARCGLWIVEDDPYGELRFEGERVPWIASHEEAHDRVVLLGSFSKVMAPGLRLGWLRAPGELRRACAVAKQAADLHTPTVNQLAAARYLADRDLDAHVAGVAAVYRERRDAMLAGLADALPEGSAWTRPEGGMFLWARLPSSYDTTALLAQVVRRDVAYVPGAPFYAGEPDRSTLRLCFVTQTPPEIGEGLRRLGEGLRGGAVPR
- a CDS encoding acetoacetate decarboxylase; this encodes MRIEDVRQHVVTPLTGPAFPPVVPRFTDREYLNIVYRTDADALRAVVPEPLRVDEPLVRFEVMKMGDVSGYGPYTESGQAIPVTLDGERGEYLHAMYLDNFPATASGREVSAYPKTIAAPSLYVDHGTLVGTLDHGSLRVATATMGYKHHELDRREAEAQITVPTFMLKTIVGYDGSPRVQELVRTEITDIAVKWAYTGPARLQLFQHVLAPLADLPVLEIVSASHILTDLTLAPVKPVYDYLEGRAS
- a CDS encoding SAM-dependent methyltransferase, with the translated sequence MSGDALSQDPAELAKRIDTTRAHPARVYDVFLGGKDNYPADREAAAAALAANPRGYLDVRHNRDFMRRAVDRLAERDGIRQFLDVGTGLPTAENVHQIAQRIRPDSRVVYVDNDPVVLAHARALLTSGPEGRTDYIDADFKSPAQIIEQAAKTLDFDRPIALCLVAILHFVEDEEAFPIVRELVEALPAGSRLVLSHLTDEMHPEPTRAVQRTYTERGFTFVFRSRAEVERFFAEAPGVTLDEPGVVPAHLWHPGPAPEPPAIDAEDFESLDDIEKIRYRDINDVTDDDINVYAATGTKS
- a CDS encoding 3-hydroxyacyl-CoA dehydrogenase NAD-binding domain-containing protein; this translates as MTHDFRTAAVIGAGTIGLSWTTLFAAHGLTVHVTDPRPDLAEAVDAALADFAPHLAARGLDVEGLAERVHIAADVSEAVRDADVVQENGPERVEFKKDLFATLVREAPKHALLLSSSSAIPSTDFTTDLAREDAGRILIGHPFNPPHLIPLVEVVPGERTTEQAVQAAVDFYTRLGRTPVVERKEIPGFVGNRLQNALNREAIYLVEQGVVTPEGLDKVMTNSLGIRWSTVGPFLGSHLGGGPGGYRHLVEHIGAAMGQVWATLGTPSQTPEEKERLITAVEDAYGSSTYSELTETRDRRQLAVLAALDTANKEEN